A genomic stretch from Leptospira andrefontaineae includes:
- a CDS encoding ammonium transporter, whose amino-acid sequence MRILILLTLAFASSAIWADDAAPATAESALSAVATLRDETNWLWTCIAGFLVFFMQAGFALVEAGFTRAKNTVNILMKNFMDFSLGSLAYWLIGFSIMFGPQLLSGIGFGSISLADSLLLVDGKPDPSKFTFFIFQLVFAGTAATIVSGAMAERTKFVDYVIFSVLITAFVYPIFGSLAWSNLFNPDNKGYLVEAGFIDFAGSTVVHSVGGWAGLAGTIVLGPRIGKYQDGKVLPILGHNMTIAALGVFILWLGWFGFNPGSTTSVANGTFAIIAVTTNFAAAAGAVSSMIVTWILFKKPDIGLTLNGALAGLVAITAPCANVSISSAIIIGLVGGVLVVFSVLFFDKIHVDDPVGAVSVHGVCGAWGTIAAGLFAEQAFGGVNGLFFGGGIDQLLVQLQGVGIGFVWAFGASLVIFFALKFTIGLRVSEDEEIQGLDILEHGNEAYPISK is encoded by the coding sequence ATGCGCATACTGATATTACTTACGCTCGCCTTTGCCTCGAGCGCAATTTGGGCCGATGATGCGGCCCCTGCGACCGCCGAATCTGCGTTAAGCGCCGTCGCAACCTTAAGAGATGAAACAAATTGGTTATGGACCTGTATCGCAGGCTTTTTGGTATTTTTTATGCAAGCAGGTTTCGCTTTGGTCGAGGCCGGGTTTACCAGAGCAAAAAATACGGTAAATATTCTAATGAAGAACTTTATGGACTTCTCCTTAGGTTCTTTGGCGTATTGGTTGATCGGATTTTCAATCATGTTCGGACCTCAGCTCCTCAGCGGTATCGGATTCGGTTCCATATCTTTAGCTGATAGTCTTTTGTTGGTAGATGGAAAACCTGATCCAAGTAAGTTTACATTCTTCATATTCCAATTGGTGTTTGCCGGAACTGCTGCGACAATCGTTTCGGGAGCAATGGCTGAAAGGACCAAGTTCGTGGACTACGTGATCTTCTCAGTATTGATCACTGCTTTTGTATATCCGATCTTCGGTTCCCTAGCATGGTCTAACTTATTCAATCCGGACAATAAAGGTTATTTGGTAGAAGCTGGATTTATAGATTTTGCAGGATCTACTGTGGTTCACTCGGTAGGTGGATGGGCAGGACTTGCAGGAACAATCGTACTCGGGCCTCGTATCGGAAAATACCAAGACGGAAAAGTTCTTCCTATCTTAGGTCATAACATGACGATCGCTGCTCTCGGAGTTTTCATTCTATGGTTAGGTTGGTTCGGGTTTAACCCAGGATCTACTACTTCCGTAGCAAATGGAACTTTCGCGATTATCGCAGTTACGACTAACTTTGCAGCGGCAGCCGGTGCAGTTTCTTCCATGATCGTAACCTGGATCCTTTTCAAAAAACCGGATATTGGTCTGACTTTGAACGGTGCATTGGCCGGACTTGTTGCAATTACCGCTCCATGTGCAAACGTAAGTATCAGTTCTGCGATCATCATCGGACTTGTAGGTGGTGTATTAGTAGTATTCAGCGTTTTATTCTTTGATAAGATCCATGTAGACGATCCGGTCGGAGCAGTTTCTGTTCACGGAGTTTGTGGCGCTTGGGGAACTATCGCTGCGGGTCTATTTGCGGAGCAGGCCTTTGGAGGAGTAAACGGCTTATTCTTCGGTGGTGGAATCGACCAATTACTAGTTCAGCTACAAGGTGTAGGAATCGGATTTGTTTGGGCTTTCGGTGCGAGTTTAGTGATCTTCTTCGCGCTTAAATTCACCATCGGTCTAAGAGTTTCCGAAGACGAAGAGATCCAAGGTTTGGACATTCTGGAACACGGAAACGAAGCGTATCCAATTTCCAAATAA
- a CDS encoding SpoIIE family protein phosphatase has product MIELKFGQRKVVNFRGARKVVGGLTEKNKIDILLYISKEFANADKEEELYDIVISLCKDIFECDNTTLRMWKGNLLVPSRFFKETVPPRRDLSQDEGYSGFTFKTRMPLLIQDLTHHAEYIDEGETTRAVMCVPIMYKEDCLGTIAVESDTEFFYREDDLEILEALGSQLALAITSVRLIQGLVHANEREAQILKQLEWDMRMGRNVQSQIVETTIAPWNGLHFGTYYEPMTEVSGDYFNVVRQGNSITAIIVDVSGHGIPAALVTMSIHYQFQRCTSLGMGLSETLAELGESIRPQLPDGTYFTAFILKVYSDYTYSYVNAAHQKMLHYHNGHGRIEELDTQGVPLGIFEVERSNFEEKHGRILPGDILFLPTDGITEQKNEQRQELGNQRFIEWIRQEKSTIEEQRDKIYVADLVGSLIGRFKRYKGDMRNGDDVSLLALQCNPELGKAKTLLSLAKSAAKAKKDQVAYDKALEVFSMDESLKDSLVLLGKMYYRDRNFEKSVQFLEKYIKTSGEESEHIHYLLGRAYYELENIPEAKRALKRSLAIDHTYAKSSLRLARCYLKDNETPKAIKVLQQGIKSAPTNEYLKISLKKLEELVKRKSGDLVVSEQRKEAV; this is encoded by the coding sequence ATGATAGAACTCAAATTTGGGCAAAGAAAAGTCGTTAACTTCCGCGGGGCAAGGAAAGTCGTCGGTGGTTTAACAGAGAAGAATAAGATCGATATCCTTCTTTATATCAGTAAGGAATTCGCAAACGCGGATAAGGAAGAGGAACTTTACGATATCGTAATAAGCCTCTGTAAGGATATTTTCGAGTGTGATAATACTACTCTTAGAATGTGGAAAGGAAATCTTCTGGTTCCTTCTCGCTTCTTTAAAGAAACAGTTCCACCTCGTAGGGATCTAAGTCAGGACGAAGGTTATTCGGGATTCACCTTTAAGACCCGTATGCCTTTGCTTATCCAAGACTTAACACATCACGCGGAATACATAGACGAGGGAGAAACTACTCGAGCAGTTATGTGTGTTCCTATCATGTATAAAGAAGATTGCCTCGGGACGATCGCTGTAGAATCGGACACTGAATTTTTTTATAGAGAAGATGATCTTGAGATCTTGGAAGCACTCGGTTCCCAGCTCGCACTTGCAATTACAAGCGTTCGTCTGATCCAAGGTTTGGTCCATGCGAATGAAAGAGAAGCTCAGATCCTAAAACAATTGGAATGGGATATGAGAATGGGCCGTAACGTCCAAAGCCAGATCGTTGAGACTACGATCGCTCCTTGGAACGGTTTACATTTCGGAACTTATTATGAACCAATGACTGAGGTTTCCGGAGATTACTTTAATGTGGTCCGACAAGGAAACTCGATCACTGCGATCATTGTGGATGTGTCCGGGCATGGTATTCCTGCCGCGTTAGTCACAATGTCCATTCACTATCAATTCCAGCGTTGTACTTCCCTTGGTATGGGACTATCCGAAACTTTGGCCGAGTTGGGTGAATCCATCCGGCCACAGCTTCCGGATGGAACTTATTTCACTGCTTTCATTCTGAAAGTTTATAGTGATTATACTTATTCTTATGTGAATGCAGCTCACCAAAAAATGTTACATTATCACAACGGCCATGGAAGGATAGAAGAGCTGGATACCCAAGGTGTTCCTCTTGGTATTTTCGAAGTAGAAAGAAGTAATTTCGAAGAGAAACACGGAAGGATCTTACCTGGAGATATTCTATTCTTACCAACCGACGGTATTACGGAACAGAAAAACGAACAGCGCCAAGAGTTAGGGAACCAACGTTTTATAGAATGGATCCGTCAGGAAAAATCAACCATCGAGGAACAAAGAGATAAGATCTATGTTGCTGACCTAGTCGGTTCCTTGATCGGAAGATTCAAGAGATATAAAGGAGATATGAGAAACGGAGACGATGTTTCTTTACTGGCACTCCAATGTAATCCGGAGCTTGGAAAAGCTAAAACCTTACTCTCTTTAGCGAAGTCGGCTGCGAAAGCTAAGAAAGACCAAGTAGCTTACGACAAGGCTCTGGAAGTATTCTCCATGGACGAGTCTCTCAAAGACAGTTTGGTCCTTCTTGGAAAAATGTATTACAGAGATAGAAATTTCGAAAAGAGCGTTCAGTTCTTAGAGAAGTATATCAAAACCAGCGGAGAAGAATCCGAACATATCCATTATCTTTTAGGAAGAGCGTATTACGAATTGGAAAATATTCCGGAGGCTAAAAGAGCATTAAAACGTTCTCTCGCCATCGATCACACTTACGCAAAGTCTAGCTTGAGACTGGCTAGATGTTATTTGAAAGATAATGAAACTCCTAAGGCGATCAAGGTATTACAACAAGGGATCAAAAGTGCGCCTACGAACGAGTATCTAAAAATTTCCCTTAAAAAGTTGGAGGAATTAGTAAAAAGAAAATCAGGAGATCTAGTCGTTTCGGAACAAAGAAAAGAAGCGGTTTAA
- a CDS encoding alpha/beta fold hydrolase: MIAILKNRRGPFYLITTFFAIIFFAIFASSLAIVFSLFLIAVLVLYPVLLDWFSRLYGQEDIADEVHFAKTKDGWNIALHRHIPPIPNPELAPVIVVHGIATNKYVIDLDKRHSLPYYLKLRGYEVFAVSLRGAGSSYHESRGGYEDFTFDDLVKYDVPAIISKVLSLTESKRVNWVGHSMGAMIFYSYLGITSKSEKEKIASFVSLGGPGNLNHLGLSLIGLLSRFPRARKVLDLKFGASMLAPLAGEIYTPIDQILYNPKATRPRIVKKVMKNAIENISEGLIEQFMSWIETKRMSSLNGFYDYIDLQKEITVPSLFIAGANDAIATPDTVRFVFERAGTKIKKFHVISKEEGSSDDYGHGCLILAEKAEDDVFPKVESFLREHGTSKKQSWFLRLKRKFRQKIRI; the protein is encoded by the coding sequence GTGATTGCGATCCTGAAAAATAGAAGAGGCCCTTTTTATCTGATCACTACGTTTTTCGCGATCATATTTTTTGCAATCTTCGCATCGTCTCTTGCTATCGTATTTTCCCTGTTCCTGATCGCTGTACTGGTTTTATATCCTGTTTTATTGGACTGGTTTTCTCGCCTATACGGCCAGGAAGATATTGCAGATGAGGTACATTTTGCAAAAACAAAAGACGGATGGAATATAGCACTACACAGACATATTCCCCCCATCCCAAATCCTGAACTTGCTCCCGTGATCGTCGTACATGGGATCGCTACGAATAAATATGTGATCGATTTGGATAAAAGACATTCTCTTCCTTATTATTTAAAGCTAAGAGGTTACGAGGTATTTGCAGTTTCTTTGAGAGGTGCGGGAAGTTCCTACCATGAAAGCAGGGGAGGATACGAGGATTTTACTTTTGATGATTTAGTAAAATATGATGTTCCTGCGATCATCTCCAAGGTACTTTCTTTAACGGAAAGTAAACGTGTGAACTGGGTGGGTCATTCTATGGGCGCAATGATCTTCTATTCTTATTTAGGGATCACATCCAAATCCGAAAAAGAAAAAATCGCAAGTTTTGTTTCCTTGGGTGGCCCGGGGAATTTGAATCATTTAGGGTTAAGCTTGATCGGTTTACTTTCCAGATTCCCTCGTGCTCGAAAAGTTTTGGATCTAAAGTTCGGTGCTTCTATGCTTGCACCTTTGGCTGGAGAAATTTATACTCCTATTGATCAAATACTTTATAACCCGAAAGCTACTCGGCCCAGAATAGTGAAGAAGGTAATGAAAAATGCGATCGAAAATATCAGCGAAGGACTGATAGAACAATTCATGTCTTGGATAGAGACTAAGAGGATGAGTTCTCTCAACGGATTTTATGATTATATAGATCTGCAAAAAGAGATCACTGTTCCTAGTCTATTTATTGCAGGCGCAAATGACGCGATCGCAACTCCTGATACGGTTAGATTCGTATTTGAAAGAGCAGGAACTAAAATCAAAAAATTCCATGTGATCTCTAAAGAAGAAGGATCAAGCGACGATTATGGCCATGGTTGTCTGATCCTCGCTGAGAAGGCAGAAGACGATGTGTTTCCTAAGGTTGAGTCCTTCTTGAGGGAACATGGAACTTCTAAAAAGCAGAGCTGGTTTTTGAGATTAAAAAGAAAATTCAGACAAAAGATTCGAATCTAA
- a CDS encoding glycerol kinase 5, with product MAALKEKYILSIDSGGSGIRAILFDKKGRIVSRQYEKTPPIVSEPGALEHDPEKLWQALVSILKKTFKNKKFQAANVDSLGICNQRGSFLLWDKSTGKPLTKLISWADVRAGKTSTEMNSNKIWKVIQFVSRILGTITGNPMLIATYMLKFTTDHASVRLKWVFDKNPELRKRAKKGEILFGTLDTWFVYKLTKGKEHISDPSNATVTGMFNPFQLQWNAPLCGIFNIPTKIFPNVKDTAADFGVTDPSLFGAGIPIRAVVGDQMAALFGHACFDKGGVKISQGSGAFVDMNMGDKPKLSKRGLFPLVAWRLSGKPTYMLEGFTGTVGTLIDWLGKGIGLSDTPKVLNELASQTSDTEGVIFVPTASGMRYPHFNPNAKASVFGLSLATHRRHVARAVLEGIALSLFDILEGIKKDTNVPVSTIMVDGGVSQSDILLQCLADFCNVEVKRAPEPDMTATGAAYLAGLGSGYWKSLEELSKLERGYKIFKPKMDPKFRELKLERWHRAVQSTLRID from the coding sequence ATGGCTGCCTTAAAAGAAAAATATATTCTTTCTATCGATAGCGGTGGAAGCGGGATCCGAGCTATCTTATTCGATAAGAAGGGCAGAATAGTTTCTCGCCAATACGAAAAAACCCCTCCGATCGTGAGCGAGCCTGGCGCTTTAGAGCATGACCCTGAAAAACTTTGGCAGGCACTCGTTTCCATTCTCAAAAAAACTTTTAAGAACAAAAAGTTCCAAGCGGCAAATGTGGATTCACTTGGGATCTGCAACCAAAGAGGATCTTTTCTTCTTTGGGATAAATCAACAGGTAAACCTTTAACTAAACTGATCAGTTGGGCGGATGTAAGAGCAGGCAAAACTTCCACAGAGATGAACTCAAATAAGATCTGGAAAGTGATCCAATTTGTTTCCAGGATTCTCGGAACAATCACCGGCAATCCAATGTTGATCGCAACTTATATGTTAAAGTTTACTACGGATCATGCCTCCGTTCGTTTGAAATGGGTATTCGATAAAAATCCTGAACTTAGAAAAAGAGCAAAGAAGGGAGAGATACTTTTTGGTACATTGGACACTTGGTTCGTATACAAACTCACCAAAGGAAAAGAACATATTAGTGATCCTTCTAATGCAACAGTAACAGGTATGTTCAATCCTTTCCAATTACAATGGAATGCTCCTCTTTGCGGTATCTTCAATATTCCAACGAAAATTTTTCCGAATGTAAAAGATACGGCTGCTGATTTTGGTGTTACCGACCCTTCTTTATTCGGTGCTGGAATTCCTATCCGAGCTGTGGTCGGAGATCAGATGGCTGCCTTATTCGGACATGCATGTTTCGACAAAGGTGGAGTTAAAATTTCCCAGGGTTCAGGCGCTTTCGTAGACATGAATATGGGAGATAAGCCTAAACTTTCTAAAAGAGGTTTATTTCCTCTGGTTGCCTGGAGGCTCTCCGGAAAACCGACTTATATGTTAGAAGGTTTTACTGGCACTGTAGGAACTCTCATCGATTGGCTTGGAAAAGGAATTGGTCTTTCTGATACCCCAAAAGTTTTGAACGAACTTGCTTCTCAAACAAGCGACACGGAAGGAGTGATTTTCGTTCCGACTGCTTCCGGTATGAGATATCCTCATTTTAATCCGAATGCAAAGGCTTCCGTATTCGGATTATCTCTCGCGACTCATAGAAGACATGTGGCAAGAGCGGTTCTCGAAGGAATCGCATTATCTTTATTTGATATATTAGAAGGGATCAAGAAGGACACGAATGTTCCAGTAAGTACCATCATGGTGGACGGAGGAGTTTCCCAGTCGGATATTCTTCTACAATGTCTTGCCGACTTTTGTAATGTAGAAGTGAAACGTGCGCCGGAGCCTGATATGACTGCTACGGGTGCTGCTTATCTCGCGGGACTCGGTTCCGGTTATTGGAAAAGTTTGGAAGAATTGAGTAAGCTAGAAAGAGGTTATAAAATTTTCAAACCTAAGATGGATCCGAAGTTCAGAGAATTAAAATTGGAACGTTGGCATAGAGCGGTTCAATCCACTCTTAGAATAGATTAA
- a CDS encoding host attachment protein translates to MKKKWVVVANRSEAKIFEYQGPTNGLKLVQMMENPEGRLRNSDLVTGAGQASRSDFDFFHEPKKRVAAAFAGKLSDFMNLERKKDSFSNFILVSEPGFMGMILGKLDEKSREKIYHKMPKDIVHERESNLMNHLKSVLVSEA, encoded by the coding sequence ATGAAGAAAAAATGGGTGGTGGTTGCAAACCGAAGCGAGGCAAAAATTTTCGAATACCAAGGACCGACTAACGGTTTGAAGCTGGTGCAAATGATGGAGAATCCCGAGGGCCGACTCAGAAATTCGGATCTAGTCACTGGAGCAGGCCAAGCTTCCAGATCCGATTTTGATTTTTTTCATGAACCGAAAAAGAGAGTAGCAGCGGCGTTTGCTGGTAAACTTAGCGATTTTATGAATTTGGAAAGAAAGAAGGATTCTTTCTCCAATTTTATTTTGGTTTCCGAACCCGGCTTTATGGGAATGATCCTAGGCAAACTTGACGAGAAGTCTAGAGAAAAGATCTATCATAAGATGCCTAAAGATATCGTGCATGAAAGAGAATCCAATTTGATGAACCATCTTAAGAGTGTGCTTGTAAGCGAAGCTTAA
- a CDS encoding HmuY family protein has protein sequence MKAVYSIFIILIATLTVFCGPSTGGDDGLAILAALEEGGGGCIKAPGNTTTTGSGTFTTRVNATASNCWAYIDLKAGGVETTQSGTWDLKFKRFVIGTNSGTSGSGNGGSCFNAGDTNLAAVTGGDCTPEVDDLMSQTGGGGFGTATEDASPALWDWYDYNGTTHILSPKSRGYLIQGSDGSFFGLEVTDYYDNAGTSGFPTFTWKNL, from the coding sequence ATGAAAGCAGTATATTCAATTTTCATTATTCTCATAGCAACTTTAACCGTTTTCTGCGGGCCTAGCACCGGAGGAGACGATGGTCTTGCGATTTTAGCCGCATTGGAAGAAGGCGGTGGAGGATGTATCAAGGCCCCTGGCAATACAACCACAACCGGTTCCGGAACTTTTACAACCAGAGTGAATGCAACTGCAAGTAATTGCTGGGCTTATATAGACCTAAAAGCCGGCGGAGTAGAAACTACACAGTCCGGTACCTGGGATCTAAAATTTAAAAGATTCGTAATAGGTACAAACAGCGGAACGAGCGGCTCCGGAAACGGTGGCTCTTGTTTTAATGCAGGTGATACAAACCTTGCCGCTGTAACCGGAGGAGATTGTACTCCGGAAGTAGACGATCTCATGTCACAAACCGGAGGAGGCGGATTCGGAACAGCGACTGAAGATGCAAGCCCTGCTCTCTGGGATTGGTACGATTACAACGGAACCACTCATATTCTTTCTCCGAAATCAAGAGGATACTTGATCCAAGGGTCAGATGGTTCCTTTTTCGGATTAGAGGTAACTGATTATTACGACAATGCAGGCACCAGCGGATTTCCTACTTTTACCTGGAAGAACCTTTGA